The Mytilus galloprovincialis chromosome 4, xbMytGall1.hap1.1, whole genome shotgun sequence genome contains a region encoding:
- the LOC143071818 gene encoding uncharacterized protein LOC143071818: MPGRRKMDKEMTAMAHNVKEKRCLVKSMQTLDLEKTYSMKLINLDHRGIKLSYKRLKDKVSKIKSHLTTDEIVNLKQLEADGKLRNTSNTVNLGSALKIAAAAKRLKLQSAPRPVTSVLPTLPAREYTDVSFTRHQTVPFNLKRSNSVTGVFIDAPDENNNNERRNSISGPSLRPFSVANIQATSNNSIDNNKLERAITANPIIREKTLSRSDTKTSQRAKSSMPAHSPYSSHSANANEKEQRNNPTNGDVKTPFLSDDIESNLGDDLFEERRQELLEDEKTTYEDIELKTKDFLNRLDNYLKENPLARLDEEEIPIFNVSDALNGLPETEERVQSAGLKKRKRLLPHRSPLEMRAFPNDEAYQKKLGELWKDMYKCRYLRIPDERIDLSGITTLAKDQMRLYTYLRETEADKLN; encoded by the coding sequence ATGCCGGGTCGTAGAAAAATGGACAAAGAAATGACGGCAATGGCCCACAACGTAAAAGAAAAAAGGTGCCTCGTAAAAAGTATGCAGACTTTGGATCTAGAAAAAACTTATTCTATGAAATTAATAAATCTTGATCATAGAGGAATAAAATTATCATACAAGAGACTGAAGGATAAAGTGTCAAAAATAAAATCTCATCTGACGACGGACGAAATTGTTAATTTGAAACAGTTAGAAGCAGACGGCAAACTTAGGAATACAAGTAACACAGTTAATCTTGGCAGTGCTCTGAAAATAGCTGCTGCTGCAAAGAGACTGAAACTTCAAAGTGCACCTCGCCCGGTAACGAGCGTTTTACCTACGCTTCCAGCTCGCGAGTATACCGATGTATCATTTACCCGGCATCAGACTGTGCCGTTTAACTTAAAAAGGAGTAATTCGGTTACTGGTGTATTCATTGATGCCCCggatgaaaacaataataacGAAAGGCGAAATTCTATTAGTGGCCCATCATTACGACCATTTAGTGTGGCAAATATACAAGCCACAAGTAACAATTCAATTGACAATAATAAACTAGAACGTGCAATAACAGCGAATCCCATTATTAGAGAAAAAACTTTATCAAGAAGTGACACCAAAACGTCGCAGCGTGCAAAAAGTTCAATGCCAGCTCACTCACCATACTCTTCTCACTCCGCAAATGCAAATGAAAAAGAACAGCGGAATAATCCGACCAATGGCGATGTGAAAACGCCTTTCTTGTCGGACGATATTGAAAGTAATCTAGGAGACGATTTGTTTGAGGAACGAAGACAAGAACTTCTAGAAGATGAAAAAACTACTTATGAAGACATTGAACTGAAAACAAAAGATTTTCTTAATAGACTTgataattatttaaaagaaaatcccTTAGCTAGGCTTGATGAGGAAGAAATACCGATTTTTAATGTTTCTGATGCCTTGAACGGTCTTCCAGAAACCGAAGAACGTGTCCAAAGCGCTGGtttgaaaaagcgcaaacgtttACTTCCTCATAGATCGCCTTTAGAAATGAGGGCATTTCCAAACGATGAAGCGTATCAAAAGAAATTGGGAGAATTATGgaaagacatgtataaatgtcgCTATCTACGTATTCCAGATGAACGAATTGACCTGTCTGGAATTACAACTCTTGCTAAAGACCAAATGAGGTTGTATACGTATCTCAGGGAGACAGAGGCTGACAAATTAAACTAA